GTGATGGGCTGGCTCCACGTCGATGTCTCCAGGTCCAGGATATGGATGTGATTGTTCCATCCTCGACCAGGACTGTCAAACTACAGCAGCATAGACATGTATGGATGGATAACCAGGCCTCTTCATATAGCTTAGGAATACATTTCATTTGGTTGATCACATGATAAGGGTTTTTGTTTACGAACCACAAAAGAAGATGTTTCATCATACTCGAAAGTCCCTCGCTGAGGTCCATGTGGAGCATAACCATAGCCACCGAAGTACACAAGTCTGTGAATATCAAACATAAATACTTTTAAGCATGGGTaatcacatttatatttaccatttttatttaaaaaaatattaaatatgtaaatttACTGGTGGTACTAATTCTTTACCTGTTCTTCTGAACCCAGCACCCTAGCTTGTCTTTTGAGGATGGAGGGAGTCCTTTGAGATCCCTCATTTCCTCCCAGATGAGACTGGGAGCTCTCAGCGGTAGACGGTAAATCTGCAAAAGTGACGTAGAGAAGACAGGAGGTCTGAAAGACAGTCAGGATGAGGAGCGAGATAATGCGCCTCCAAATCTGATGTTAACAAAACGCGTGAATGTAACAAACATGCTGTACCCGGTTTGTGTTACCCCTGGAGTAGTGGCCTCCAAATAGATAGAGGACTCCATCAACACACACCCCACAGCTGCCAGACATGGATGTCTGCAGGTTACCTCCGGTTACGTGCTTGGCcctgtgaaattaatttaaagaaaaaagctTCAACTTGGTAtgaaaacataaatgtgcagaCGACATTGTGGATATGTAATTCAGAGGCAATTACCATACTCCTGATTCCATATTGTATGTCCAGATCTCATTTCTTGGCAGGTACAAATCAAAGAATCCATGGTTTTGCGCATTCTTGCACAGAGGGGGAGATAAGATTTTAACAACCAATAAGGGGAACACTTCTTTTAACAGTGTGACATTTTGCTTACATACCTTATATCCGCCCCACACATACATGATGTTTTTATCCACCACTGCTATATGTCCACTGCGCTCAGCTGGTGCATCCAGCTCAAAGTCGGATGCTACAGAGACCAAGACCTGCTCAtcctcatccacctcctcctcttcctcctcctcctcttcctcctcctccatatcGTCATTCACCATCCAAGCAAAGGGTCTGtcatcttcatctctgtctGAGTCATTGTCATTCTCTCCGGCCGGCGGATCCCCGatgtcctcctccatctctgccatgTCAGTCTCCCCTGGCTCCTACCAGGACGACGGAGGAGAAATCATGTAGCAGCTAGGTTTAGCTACTGCTAACGACTATTATGAAAGAATCTAAAAACCGACCCAAACTGTGTAAAATGCACACATTTTCCTTGTGCACATTGTGTTTGGTCAGAACCAGGAACTTTGCCCGGAACTTTTCAGACAATTAAGGGCAATGAACCAGAAAACGTTATTCTAGCAGCCAGTCTGGTTCCTTTTGACTTACTTCGATCTCGCAAGCTGCTGGGTAATTCTATCAAAGTTAGTTGTTCATTAACGCTTTATATGCATGAAAAACTTACTAACTCACCCATGatctaataaaaatataaaacacgcTTAAGTATTTAACTGATCATTCTGCTAGCTATGCTAGACCTAACGTGTCCATTAGCTCCAGAGCGTTTGTCAACttaaaaataaggacatttcgTCGTTTCTCGGTGTTTACATATGTTTAAGATCACATTATTCACGCCGTTAATGCATTTACCTACCTGTAAATGCAGATTTGGGGAAACTGTATTCGTTCCTTTCGCTCTAGTACCTtctcaaatgtttgttttcctgcagattACAAAAGCCATGCGCCATTTATATGAGGTCATCACAGGCGGTCTGGGGGCACGACCGGAAGTTGCCGACGTCTCACAACCGCCATCTTGAGAAGGTCGAGTACcggtatttttattttaaaattttcttaatttatttttctcgAACCAGACAACATGTCAACGTGCTCAGTACAAAGAataaaagctttattattaaaagaccaaacacacatacatacaaaataaaactacaatTTCTAGTCCATTTTAAACACAGTATGATACACAGGTAATgtacaaaacagcaaaaaagcTCCTCCTGTAAATTTGCAATGTTTAGAGTCCTTGAAGTTTGCTGTGAAATTACaggaataaaacacattagtataaacaataataatgttaaatatattaaatgagctggaaaaataaaaatatatcacaCCTGTCCTCAACAGTTTTGTTGGATGGGTAGTAGACCTTGAACGTGAAGCCACTTCTTGGAAATGAGCCCTATCATAACAATCATAAAGTGCTGCATATTAGTGACTAGAAAGAGAAGGCTAAATTAAGAGCTGCGGCCTTGGGCCTTAGTTAAAGCTTGTTTCTGTCATACCGGGTTGACACAGAGGCAGTCTGTGTTGGTGATGCTGAATGGGTCACATTTGTCTGCAAAGACAATGACGTCTGGGACTGGGTAGACATGCAAGGAGTAGTCATAGGCCCAGAATACTGGACTGACATATAAAGGCAGTGGAGTCAAGTGACCCTGAGACAGGATGGTCTTAACAAACTGgggagaggagaaaaataaataagaaaacaacaacaacgaacATCTCCTGAATTCTGCTACGAGGCCTAAGCAAAGATTACTTCCAGTATAGACAGATCTGGTAGTTGATATTTACATGATTTGGAATGTCAAGATTGTTGTTAGGCAGCCGCACGCAGTTTCTGCACATCTTGTTCACAAGGTCTTCCCGGATAATTACAATCTCCTGGCTGCAATATTGTATCCTGACAGGAAAATCAATCAGGTTTGTAGTCAATTTAGTTTCTTTCCATATAACCTCACGTGCTGCATAGTTTACTAATCTAACTATTGAATTTCACATGGTGGTTTTACCTGCATGGGTTTGTTGTGAAGACAGAAAATGGCACCCTCTGTCTGAACTCCTCAGTGATGTGATCTGCCAGGGGCGGCCTAAGGGGAAACATATGCCTGTTTATATGCTGAACAAAAGTCTTACAATTTTctacataaagaaaaaaactcaaaaCAGTCACCTTGGCAGGATGGTGCCTGGACCAGGATCTTCGGGCCcaggaacaaacacaaagcgACTACTGCAGGTTTGGAATAAACAAATTTAACTCGAACACACTAAAACTTCAATAATAAAGCACAGGGCAAAGCAACATATCTGTCAGACCCTACCTGCTGTGAATGCTGGGATGTGCACATATAACGTCTGCAAGTGCTTTCAATGACTCTAAGAGGGAGACAATGGAACTCTGTTATGCAGTATTTAAGTTATTTAtgaattaaatcaaataaacaagAGAAGTCCAGtgtcttaaataaaaaaatgcaaggTGTCACCTTTTAGTGATTTGATTTGGGTTTTCCCATATGGGGCGGAAGAGAAGTTTccacacaaaatgaaacaggtCGGGGGCATTGCTGCATAGCCTGTAAGCAAGAGACAAAGTGTATTTAGCAAACAATAACACAAAGGTTACATATATAATagtacaaatataaataataataacaatattattattactactactattattatgACCATACCACTTAAGCATTACCAGACCTGAGAACATGATGTTGAGCTTTTCCAGCACTTCAACGCTGTCGAGCCACACGTCAGAGACAATTACAAACATAGCATCCTCattctcttcctccagctgcttcaacTTGGCTGAAGCTTTCACTGCAGTATTGGATGGACCACCAAAGAAATTCACATTGCCATAGTATGCCCTGGACATAAAACCAGCATTACACACTCATACATATATGGGctacacaaaaacatttattcctTACCAGtaacaagctaaaacaatgtcACACATGTAAAAATTAGGCTTTATTTCAGTGTCTTCCATCTAAAAGCCAGGTATTTAGCTACGCTAAAAGGACACAGCTTTGCAAATTTCTTATAATGCACTGACCTTGTTGCTGATGAAGGTTCTGTTGGTGGGAGCCCAAAGCCATTAACATGGAAAACTGAATCTTCATACCAACCTGGATGACAGAGAGTTTTGCATTATCTGTAAACATGATCTTGTcattattatgtattatgtatatATCTTATATTTTAGGATTGTTTTCTTTATGATAGTTGTGATAAACATACCCTCTGCCAATACAAAGCACGATTCTGTGTACAGGCCATTATGAAACTGGTGGGAACACGGTTAAGGAGTACATTTATGTTAAAATACacagtttattccagaataTAAAGTTCATGTTGTAAGGCACGAGTGCACAGATTAAAGGATATTGCTTTAGACATGTCCAGCTGAACTGTTCCACTTGGGTCCTCCAAGTAAAACTTACCCTTAAAAGAGAAATATTTGTCAGCCACTACAAGAGATTAAACATCTGTAGATGTTCATTAAGAcattaataaaaatgattcaaatCAACAAACACCTCCTTCAGTTGTGTGACCATACCAAGTACAATCACCTCTCCCAGTTTAGCCGTGCTACCAAGCAGTGCTTCAATTGTCTTCAGCtgaaaatcacaaaaaaaaacaatcttcaaAATCAAATCACTTAAACATTAAATGTATTCAGAggatcattattattgtttatgatGAATAGAATTTTATACCTGAAACTTGTTTTGACCCTCTTCAACAGCAGCTCCTATTGCAGGTGGGGTGAACAGCTCATGGCGATGTGTGCGCTACAAAACCAGGAAAGGCAAACGTTCAATGTATTGAACACATACCACAAACGGAAGCAAATGGGTAAATTGCAGAATTTGATGGTTTAATCCTAAACAGAGTCAACTGACCTGTTGTAAAATCGTGTAGCGCTCTCGGAATAATTCTGCTTTGTCTTTGGCTAAACCACACAGACTGGGGGCTGGATGCTTGGTCATGCTGATACTGAATTTGAAAACAAGCACAGGCCTGAAATAATTATAAACATATAGAGCCAGCACTAAAAGCTAAAATTTCTAAGATAGTGAAGATATTTCAATAAAATGTTTGGAGCGCATTTGCAACAAACGAGAAAGAGCTTTTTACTCACGGCACAAACTTCTTACGCTCCACGCTGTAAATGTATCTGGGCACATCAAAGGCTCCAATGATGTTGAAAACATTATCACTGTAAGAGAGTTcaacagcaaagtgtgtgtttcGCCCATTTAGAACTTAAAACAGACACATAGACTAACACTGCACAAAAATAAATCAGATGATCACGCCTCATACAGGATATCAATGCTACCCCCACTTACATGGTCTCATCACAAGACTGGGTGCAGTCCTGCACAGCACTTTCCACCACAGGCAGTTCTATCATACTAGAAGACACTGTTGAAAAGGGACATTATGGTGACATTAAAACAGGCCAGTCAAACACTGATCTGTACAGACTGATCTGCTTGTCTCTTACATGGTTGCTTCTCCACTGCATCCAGGACCCGTTCAATGACATCATCCAGATCTGAGGGACTGACAGACTCAAGCACCTCCACAAGGTACCTGTTGGCTTCCCTGGTGCATAAATCAAGATGACTGATTTTACTCCATTACAGCAACTGTATACCACTGTGTAAACACTGAACTTCATTACAAGTATTCCAGTTAGTAGCTCCTTTATGAAAATTTATGACATAAGTCATAACATAaatgacaggaggcagagcttttttAAGCACGTCCAGTTTGCCCCTACCTTTGTACTGACTAGTCTACTACTACTAATGGTCTAGCATTAGTAACAGCTAAAGCAACAACATTGTTATTGTGTTTCTAGTATTAGTACACATACGGCCGCAAGATCAATCCTCGCATCTTGAAGCCAGCGGACACCTTTGACTTAATTTTCCGAGAAGCATCCATAGTTGTTTGTCCGGCTATCCAACTCAAGCTTTGGCGCTAAATGTCCACTTCCGCATCTAATACATCACTTCCGTGCCATCCTTTTGCAAAAATAAAGGCCCAAACTTCCTCAAATTATgttcatatatttttttaaatttattccCTATATGTTTAGGCCAGATAAATTAACAAAGTTCCCAATACACTGTAACAATGGCGCGTGTGTTTCAAGCATTTGGAATAGTTTTACCCTTTTACCCTCAAGATCATATTGGTTTTAGTCTTGTACTGGGCCGCATTATAACAAGATTATCGTAATTACACAATTCTGCATCTTTTACCTTTATAGTCTCACAGGGGCAACTTCTAATACGCCTAGTATTACTAGTTAGAAGTACAGaataggtaaaaaaaaaagttacattttGAAATACACtattgattaaaaattaaattccAAGTTGCAGAAGCTGAGTGCATACTGTGTCTAGTTATATaaaattgttgttttcatttaatcCATTTAGTCTACACATTTATTTGATAACAATCCACTGCAaacggttttattttgaaaaaaaaacggAAATGCTATCTTGTTTTTCACGTTTGAATCTTAACATACAAACCCGATACTTTCACGGAACGAGGCTCCTTTGACTGTTTATGGTGAACGAAATGATTTGGTTTTCACAACATGGCTAAAATCGATAAAACATAAGGTGTGTCGTATCAAGTAAGTagatttcagtgtgtgtgtgtgtgtgtgtgtgcgtttgtgtgtgtgtgtgtgtaaacagctgTGGACGCTCTCTCGTTCCTGTCCTCTTTACAACAGCACAAATACTACACATGTACAAATACTACGTGAAagttaaagtgttttaaaaacaGGTCCGGTGTAGATCTGTGGTTCAGCCGCGTTGCTCTCCTCATTATAGTCTTACCAGTCTCACTGCAGATACTGTGCGTGGCGTTTTTAGGCAGATTGTGCTGATTTTGGGCTCATGGCTGCGCGTTGTCTCTATTTATAGTATCCAGCCATGGATGCCGACTTTGAGACGCACTGCTCGGAGCTGGTGGCCCGTGAGAGGAGCGGACACACGGCTGTGGTGGAGGACAACCTGCTGTACGTGTGGGGCGGTTACATGGTGAGCAAAAGGAGGCATTTACTCAAATCtatgtcattttattttattttattacattataaaaTATGCcttacattttaatatatgcTTGTGGGCCATACGGCAATATTGCTATAATAATGTGTCAGACagtgatttaaaaaatatacaaCTTGATTTGAAAAACTAAAGCTTATTGCCTCGTTCGCAATATCACTATGTATATTATTGATTTCTGAGCATGATATTGATTTGTAGCTCTGGCCAGATTCTTGCAATGCTTCCATACGTGTCAGCTGGGACACTGACAAAACATTATCGCTGAActgttgtttatttctttctgtttcctaCAGTCAGTTGCTGACGATGAGGTTTTTCTACCCAATGATGAAATCTGGGTCTACGACTTAGAGCGCGGTGTCTggtattattactattactattacatTGATATGTATATCAAATTTTGTTAGTATTGATAATACTACTAACAATCCATTACTTTTCACTGTTTACAGTCAGTGTCGTTCTTCCCATCGTTTATTGTCACACACTCAGATCGTTATAACACTTCAATGAATTGATAAGTGTTTGCCTGGAGCTTTGTTCCACCTTGTTTGCTGTGCATTGTCCCACGATATAATAAATGTGAGCAGCTTATTCAacctcctgttttgttttgaaggaagGTTTTTCACATGACAGGGGACGTCCCCCCCTCCATGTCCgggacctgcagctgctacCTGAATGGGCATATGTACATATTTGGAGGGTGCGATGACAATGGGCAGACCAATCAGGCAAGTCAGATAACTGATGCTCCACGCACTGGACGTGGAGGATTGTGCTTTataattttctcttttctttagAAAGGTTTCAGAGCTGCCAGTAGCGGCTACAGCAGCAGTGATGTTCATTACTCTGTGAAAACAGTTAACAAATATGGATGAATAGACACAATGCACCAGTGTGTACACACCCAAAGGTCGAAGCTTCGACTGAACACAGCTGACATGAAAAAAGTGATCAGTGTTTGACTTCACACAGATCTATTGTGTCGACCTGAAAGACGGCAAA
Above is a window of Betta splendens chromosome 22, fBetSpl5.4, whole genome shotgun sequence DNA encoding:
- the klhdc2 gene encoding kelch domain-containing protein 2; the protein is MAEMEEDIGDPPAGENDNDSDRDEDDRPFAWMVNDDMEEEEEEEEEEEEVDEDEQVLVSVASDFELDAPAERSGHIAVVDKNIMYVWGGYKNAQNHGFFDLYLPRNEIWTYNMESGVWAKHVTGGNLQTSMSGSCGVCVDGVLYLFGGHYSRGNTNRIYRLPLRAPSLIWEEMRDLKGLPPSSKDKLGCWVQKNRLVYFGGYGYAPHGPQRGTFEYDETSSFVFDSPGRGWNNHIHILDLETSTWSQPITTGNTPSPRAAHACATVGNRGYVFGGRYKNYRLNDLYYIDMDKWEWHEMSVPQQGPVGRSWHSFSPVSPDYIFLFGGFTTERETLSDAWLYSVTQNEWKPFKHSHTGSPRLWHTACSGPDGEVFVFGGCANNLLSHQRAAHSNELLIFNVQPKTLVRFCMEAVLQHSERLCPYWDCLPKHLLHSLKQRMAHVNTLGS
- the pole2 gene encoding DNA polymerase epsilon subunit 2 isoform X2; the encoded protein is MIELPVVESAVQDCTQSCDETIDNVFNIIGAFDVPRYIYSVERKKFVPISMTKHPAPSLCGLAKDKAELFRERYTILQQRTHRHELFTPPAIGAAVEEGQNKFQLKTIEALLGSTAKLGEVIVLGMVTQLKEGKFYLEDPSGTVQLDMSKAQFHNGLYTESCFVLAEGWYEDSVFHVNGFGLPPTEPSSATRAYYGNVNFFGGPSNTAVKASAKLKQLEEENEDAMFVIVSDVWLDSVEVLEKLNIMFSGYAAMPPTCFILCGNFSSAPYGKTQIKSLKESLKALADVICAHPSIHSSSRFVFVPGPEDPGPGTILPRPPLADHITEEFRQRVPFSVFTTNPCRIQYCSQEIVIIREDLVNKMCRNCVRLPNNNLDIPNHFVKTILSQGHLTPLPLYVSPVFWAYDYSLHVYPVPDVIVFADKCDPFSITNTDCLCVNPGSFPRSGFTFKVYYPSNKTVEDSKLQGL
- the pole2 gene encoding DNA polymerase epsilon subunit 2 isoform X1 → MDASRKIKSKVSAGFKMRGLILRPEANRYLVEVLESVSPSDLDDVIERVLDAVEKQPLSSSMIELPVVESAVQDCTQSCDETIDNVFNIIGAFDVPRYIYSVERKKFVPISMTKHPAPSLCGLAKDKAELFRERYTILQQRTHRHELFTPPAIGAAVEEGQNKFQLKTIEALLGSTAKLGEVIVLGMVTQLKEGKFYLEDPSGTVQLDMSKAQFHNGLYTESCFVLAEGWYEDSVFHVNGFGLPPTEPSSATRAYYGNVNFFGGPSNTAVKASAKLKQLEEENEDAMFVIVSDVWLDSVEVLEKLNIMFSGYAAMPPTCFILCGNFSSAPYGKTQIKSLKESLKALADVICAHPSIHSSSRFVFVPGPEDPGPGTILPRPPLADHITEEFRQRVPFSVFTTNPCRIQYCSQEIVIIREDLVNKMCRNCVRLPNNNLDIPNHFVKTILSQGHLTPLPLYVSPVFWAYDYSLHVYPVPDVIVFADKCDPFSITNTDCLCVNPGSFPRSGFTFKVYYPSNKTVEDSKLQGL